Proteins found in one Solitalea lacus genomic segment:
- a CDS encoding biosynthetic peptidoglycan transglycosylase — protein sequence MKIFLKKYWWIFAIFIVLIGIGIAVLFAKREEILNKTITKITKAQLTRNQLDIKIENARFVGLSSVRFDKITVVPLQKDTLLSISNFEVKVRLLPLILGDVKLASVQLNNGKLSLVNRNGVKNYDFLLKEHKRDTTQKSELDLAKLANRLINQVLYKVPDNMELRNFEASFTETDSSRTTSIIAKEILIDDQELKSTFIINRGEAVWHCSGTVDGGDKEMDVKLYADGKKVELPFLEQKFGLKLNVDTVMTRMDGTSYHRGELTIKGAWGVRNLLINHPKIASKDIVVDNGSIDATMVIGKNFLSLDSASTIHLRNLEAHPFIKYTLKPSKVYELKMSTDWVNAQDFFNAFPIGMFESLEGLKVSGKLKYGLDFYLEDKDPDNCRFDSRLEKKDFKILKFGVVNLQKINAPFVYTPYEYGKPMRNITIGPENPNYTPYNQICNYLKNAILTAEDYAFFKHKGFFEEAIRKSIVTNYKAKSFKRGGSTISMQLVKNIYLSRQKTMARKIEEMLIVWLIENNRLTSKERMYEVYLNIIEWAPNVYGVGEAARFYFAKNPSELNLGESMFLASIIPSPKRYRYQFYPNGALKQRISGYYFNLISGLMLKRGMITEEDRASMYNVILRGPARNYVITDTSAVDTTINDVDEFAPQQIMEEEPVKTKTETIDQQETKSVVTEPVIEKSKAEIRRQEREEKRKKRREEKEKEQQLINQ from the coding sequence TTGAAAATATTTCTGAAAAAGTACTGGTGGATATTCGCCATTTTTATTGTTTTAATAGGCATTGGCATAGCTGTGCTTTTTGCTAAACGTGAAGAAATCCTTAATAAAACAATAACAAAAATTACAAAGGCCCAGCTTACAAGGAATCAACTCGATATTAAAATTGAGAATGCCCGTTTTGTTGGTCTTAGTTCTGTTCGGTTTGATAAAATTACTGTTGTACCGCTTCAAAAAGACACCTTACTTTCCATTTCCAACTTTGAAGTTAAGGTGCGGCTTTTACCTTTAATCCTGGGAGATGTTAAGCTTGCTTCTGTTCAACTTAATAATGGAAAACTGAGCTTGGTTAACCGCAACGGGGTTAAGAATTATGACTTCTTACTGAAAGAACATAAACGCGATACCACTCAAAAATCAGAACTGGATTTAGCCAAATTGGCTAACCGGCTTATTAACCAAGTGCTTTATAAAGTGCCTGACAATATGGAGCTGCGCAATTTTGAAGCTTCATTTACAGAAACTGACAGCTCCAGAACCACAAGCATAATAGCCAAAGAAATTTTAATAGACGATCAGGAACTTAAATCCACTTTTATAATTAATAGAGGCGAAGCCGTTTGGCACTGCTCAGGTACGGTTGATGGCGGAGATAAAGAAATGGACGTTAAACTTTATGCTGATGGAAAAAAAGTGGAACTTCCCTTTCTTGAACAGAAATTCGGCCTAAAACTAAATGTTGACACCGTTATGACTCGCATGGATGGAACCAGTTACCATAGAGGGGAACTAACCATTAAAGGAGCCTGGGGAGTTCGTAACTTGTTAATTAACCATCCGAAAATTGCCTCAAAAGATATTGTAGTTGATAATGGTTCCATTGATGCCACTATGGTTATTGGTAAGAACTTCTTATCACTGGATAGTGCTTCAACCATTCATTTACGAAACCTTGAAGCTCATCCGTTTATAAAATACACTTTAAAACCATCAAAAGTGTATGAACTTAAAATGAGTACCGATTGGGTAAATGCTCAGGATTTTTTTAATGCATTCCCTATAGGTATGTTTGAATCCTTAGAAGGATTAAAGGTCTCAGGAAAACTTAAATATGGATTAGATTTTTACTTGGAAGATAAGGATCCTGATAACTGCCGTTTTGATTCTCGTTTGGAGAAAAAAGATTTTAAAATCTTGAAATTCGGAGTAGTAAACCTTCAAAAAATCAATGCTCCGTTTGTATATACTCCTTACGAATATGGCAAGCCAATGCGTAATATTACAATAGGACCTGAAAACCCAAATTACACCCCTTATAATCAGATTTGCAATTATTTAAAAAATGCTATCTTAACAGCCGAAGATTACGCGTTCTTTAAACATAAAGGATTCTTTGAAGAGGCAATCAGAAAATCAATTGTTACCAACTACAAGGCCAAAAGCTTTAAGCGAGGGGGTAGTACAATTTCTATGCAATTAGTAAAAAATATATACCTGAGCCGACAAAAAACAATGGCTCGTAAGATAGAAGAAATGCTAATTGTTTGGCTCATTGAAAACAACCGACTCACCAGCAAAGAACGTATGTACGAGGTATACCTCAACATTATTGAATGGGCACCAAACGTATACGGAGTTGGAGAAGCGGCTAGGTTTTATTTTGCTAAGAATCCCTCGGAATTAAACCTTGGGGAATCAATGTTTTTGGCTAGTATTATACCTAGTCCAAAGCGTTATCGTTATCAATTTTACCCTAATGGAGCATTGAAGCAACGTATTAGCGGCTATTATTTTAATTTAATAAGCGGGCTAATGCTAAAACGAGGAATGATTACCGAAGAAGACCGTGCTTCTATGTACAATGTAATTCTTCGTGGGCCTGCTCGAAATTACGTTATAACTGATACATCGGCAGTTGATACAACGATTAACGATGTTGACGAATTTGCTCCTCAACAAATAATGGAAGAGGAGCCGGTTAAAACTAAAACAGAAACTATTGACCAACAAGAAACAAAGTCAGTGGTTACAGAGCCTGTTATAGAAAAGAGTAAAGCAGAAATACGACGTCAGGAACGTGAGGAGAAAAGGAAAAAGCGTAGGGAGGAAAAAGAAAAGGAACAACAATTAATTAACCAGTAA
- a CDS encoding site-specific integrase, translating to MATVNLCIRPDMKDSNGLIPIYMIFQHRGKRFKHFTGLKVPEENWDSQKQQVVELNGNTDRWNSTLEMQKIKLLNASHHVLQDHKDADVQEIKEAFYRDLFKSGSEFFAELANFIDESRKTKKESTVFVYETLIKDLKLFEDADDYRISFHNLNSEFYIAFTRFLEKTLNNTNNTISKKIKALKAFLHYASDKKLMQTAEFEAFGTKTIESPKLSLTDSEVERLYTLNLSLNKELAVIRDIFMFGCVTGLKYSDIIKLKVDEVTDGKLLIINQYTFIKTRIPMNNYAQFILKKYMPEKGYCFPFVQNVYANKHLKTLGKMAGIDAPITVSVHKGDKIIEKQKPKYELITTDTARYTYAALSLRAGMRPELLIQVLGQKTINALLEYSYFSSPMNDFEMVDCWNKKFF from the coding sequence ATGGCCACCGTAAACCTTTGCATAAGACCCGATATGAAAGATAGCAATGGGCTCATTCCCATTTATATGATCTTTCAGCATAGAGGTAAACGTTTTAAACACTTTACAGGATTAAAAGTTCCTGAAGAAAACTGGGATTCCCAAAAACAGCAAGTGGTTGAATTAAACGGCAATACCGACAGGTGGAACAGTACGCTTGAAATGCAAAAAATAAAGCTACTCAATGCTTCCCATCATGTTTTACAAGACCATAAAGATGCAGACGTCCAAGAAATAAAAGAGGCTTTTTACAGAGATCTTTTTAAATCGGGCAGTGAGTTCTTTGCCGAACTAGCTAACTTTATTGACGAATCCCGAAAAACAAAAAAAGAAAGTACCGTTTTCGTTTACGAAACACTTATCAAAGACCTCAAGCTTTTTGAAGATGCCGATGATTATCGCATCAGTTTTCATAACCTTAACTCAGAGTTTTATATAGCGTTCACCCGTTTCCTAGAAAAAACATTAAACAATACCAATAACACCATTAGTAAAAAAATTAAAGCACTTAAGGCGTTCTTACATTATGCATCGGACAAAAAGCTAATGCAAACTGCCGAATTTGAGGCGTTCGGCACCAAAACTATTGAATCACCAAAACTTTCGCTTACAGATAGTGAAGTGGAGCGGCTTTATACGTTAAATCTGAGCTTAAATAAAGAATTAGCTGTAATCAGAGACATCTTTATGTTTGGCTGTGTTACCGGCCTTAAGTATTCCGATATTATAAAACTTAAGGTTGATGAAGTTACTGACGGAAAGTTGCTCATCATCAATCAATATACCTTTATTAAGACACGTATTCCAATGAATAATTATGCTCAATTTATTCTGAAAAAATACATGCCCGAGAAAGGATATTGTTTTCCTTTCGTACAAAATGTTTATGCCAATAAGCATTTAAAAACCTTGGGCAAAATGGCTGGCATTGATGCTCCAATTACAGTTAGCGTTCATAAAGGAGATAAAATCATTGAAAAGCAAAAACCTAAATACGAATTAATTACTACTGACACTGCCAGATATACCTATGCAGCGTTATCTTTGCGCGCTGGTATGCGCCCGGAATTGCTGATTCAGGTACTTGGTCAAAAAACGATTAATGCTTTACTAGAATACAGCTATTTCAGCAGCCCAATGAATGATTTTGAGATGGTAGATTGTTGGAATAAAAAATTCTTTTAG
- a CDS encoding Mrp/NBP35 family ATP-binding protein: protein MITTEQVLAALSNVEEPDLKKDIVTLKMVEDVKVDGKKVSFSVILTTPACPLKDLIRNACVNAIKHFVDKDAEVEINMTSRVTTKSTNTFSNIKNIIAIASGKGGVGKSTVAVNLALALAKKGAKVGLIDGDIYGPSIPIMFNLENAKPFMVQVNGQNKIQPIEKYGIKLLSIGFFTDPNQAIPWRGPMVSSAIKQLFNDAEWGELDYLIVDTPPGTGDVHITLAQGFPVAGVVIVTTPQNVALADARKGAGMFRMEGVKVPILGVVENMSYFTPAELPNNKYYIFGKDGGKTLATQFDVPFLGELPIVMTVSEGGDKGEPIALENGNPVAMAFDDIAEKMAQQIAIQNALANKELVV, encoded by the coding sequence ATGATTACTACGGAACAAGTTTTAGCCGCTCTTAGCAACGTTGAGGAGCCTGATCTTAAGAAAGATATAGTAACTCTAAAAATGGTAGAGGATGTGAAAGTGGATGGAAAGAAGGTGAGCTTTTCCGTAATTCTTACCACACCGGCATGCCCGCTAAAAGACCTTATCAGAAACGCATGTGTAAATGCAATCAAACATTTTGTTGATAAGGATGCAGAGGTGGAAATAAATATGACTTCAAGGGTAACCACTAAAAGCACCAATACTTTTAGTAATATTAAAAACATTATAGCCATTGCTTCTGGTAAAGGTGGTGTTGGTAAATCAACTGTTGCTGTAAACCTTGCCCTTGCTCTTGCAAAAAAAGGTGCAAAAGTTGGATTGATTGACGGTGACATCTATGGCCCTTCAATTCCTATCATGTTCAATCTTGAAAATGCTAAACCATTTATGGTACAGGTGAACGGGCAAAATAAAATTCAACCTATAGAAAAATATGGTATAAAGTTATTGTCTATAGGTTTTTTTACCGATCCCAATCAGGCTATTCCATGGCGTGGACCAATGGTTTCATCGGCCATTAAACAGCTATTTAATGATGCAGAATGGGGGGAATTGGATTATTTAATTGTTGATACGCCTCCGGGAACAGGAGATGTTCATATAACATTGGCTCAAGGATTTCCTGTTGCAGGAGTGGTGATTGTTACCACCCCGCAAAACGTGGCCTTGGCTGATGCGAGAAAAGGTGCAGGAATGTTTAGAATGGAAGGCGTTAAAGTTCCGATTTTAGGGGTCGTTGAAAATATGTCATATTTTACCCCTGCAGAATTACCGAATAATAAATACTATATTTTTGGTAAAGACGGAGGTAAAACATTGGCCACACAGTTTGATGTGCCGTTTTTAGGTGAACTTCCGATCGTTATGACCGTTAGTGAAGGAGGTGACAAGGGAGAACCCATTGCTTTGGAAAATGGAAATCCGGTGGCAATGGCCTTTGATGATATAGCCGAGAAAATGGCTCAACAGATTGCTATACAAAACGCCTTGGCTAATAAAGAGTTAGTAGTATAA
- a CDS encoding NifU family protein has translation MSNAELLNKVESALNQIRPYLEADGGNVEVLEVTDENVLKLKLLGSCGSCPMSIMTLKAGIEQAVKREVPEIASVEAINVTDIDDPNAVMPERMQS, from the coding sequence ATGAGTAACGCAGAACTGTTAAATAAAGTTGAAAGTGCCTTAAACCAAATTCGTCCATATTTAGAAGCGGATGGTGGTAATGTTGAAGTATTGGAAGTAACAGACGAAAATGTATTGAAATTGAAACTTCTGGGTTCATGCGGATCATGTCCAATGAGTATTATGACCTTAAAGGCAGGAATTGAGCAAGCTGTTAAGCGTGAGGTTCCTGAAATTGCTTCGGTTGAAGCAATCAATGTTACAGATATTGATGATCCAAATGCGGTTATGCCTGAGCGTATGCAAAGTTAA
- the lepB gene encoding signal peptidase I has protein sequence MKFFRKKDLKQDELPQQSILREWLGALTFALVMATIINTFFMQLYAVPTGSMEKSVYIGDRIYVSKLHYGARLPITPLSIPLMHNTLPLGNNLNSYFSGLQAPYFRLPGISSVQRGDVVVFNFPLDKDSQGNYRPIDKKENYVKRCVALPNDVLTIRNGKLFINSKPAEIKEREQMEYFVTTDGSSFSSEFLKQLDIRKFDGTPSANNDIIPLPDNQYFMFLSEMQAELLSQNPIVKKIQKHVLPAGERETEVFQPSNTSWNRDNYGPLTIPVKGTRVKLTNENLPLYKNIIEVYENNTLTVNDTGIFINGHKQDTYSFKLDYYFMMGDNRHNSEDSRSWGFVPEDHIVGKPLFVYLSFNERGTIFDKIRWNRIFKTIND, from the coding sequence ATGAAGTTCTTCAGAAAAAAAGATTTAAAGCAAGACGAATTACCTCAACAGTCAATCTTACGAGAATGGCTGGGAGCCTTGACTTTTGCCCTTGTAATGGCCACTATAATCAATACTTTTTTCATGCAGCTATATGCTGTTCCAACAGGGTCAATGGAAAAATCAGTATATATTGGTGACCGAATATATGTCAGTAAGCTACATTATGGAGCTCGATTGCCTATAACTCCGCTCTCAATACCTTTGATGCACAATACCCTTCCTTTAGGCAATAACTTAAATTCTTACTTCAGTGGTTTGCAAGCTCCTTATTTTCGTTTACCTGGAATTTCTTCCGTACAGCGCGGAGATGTAGTAGTATTCAACTTTCCTCTAGATAAAGATTCTCAAGGAAATTACCGTCCTATTGATAAAAAGGAGAATTATGTAAAACGTTGTGTTGCATTACCAAACGATGTTCTTACAATAAGAAACGGGAAATTGTTTATTAATAGCAAACCTGCCGAAATAAAAGAGCGTGAACAAATGGAATATTTTGTCACTACTGATGGTTCATCATTTAGCAGTGAGTTTCTAAAGCAATTAGACATTCGTAAATTTGATGGTACACCTTCGGCTAACAATGATATTATACCATTGCCAGACAATCAGTATTTCATGTTCTTATCAGAAATGCAAGCTGAATTATTGTCACAAAATCCTATTGTTAAAAAGATTCAAAAACATGTTTTACCTGCGGGTGAACGAGAAACCGAAGTGTTTCAACCATCCAATACGAGCTGGAATCGGGACAATTATGGCCCATTGACCATTCCTGTCAAGGGCACTAGGGTTAAATTAACAAATGAAAATTTACCGCTTTACAAAAACATCATTGAAGTTTATGAAAACAACACATTAACGGTTAATGACACGGGCATTTTCATCAATGGACATAAACAGGATACTTATTCATTTAAATTGGATTATTATTTCATGATGGGTGATAATCGTCATAACTCAGAAGACTCAAGAAGCTGGGGCTTTGTACCTGAAGATCATATTGTAGGGAAGCCACTTTTTGTATACCTTTCGTTTAATGAACGTGGAACTATTTTTGATAAAATTAGATGGAATAGAATCTTTAAAACTATAAACGATTGA
- the groL gene encoding chaperonin GroEL (60 kDa chaperone family; promotes refolding of misfolded polypeptides especially under stressful conditions; forms two stacked rings of heptamers to form a barrel-shaped 14mer; ends can be capped by GroES; misfolded proteins enter the barrel where they are refolded when GroES binds), translating to MAKQVKYNVEARDALKRGVDTLANAVKVTLGPKGRNVIIDKKFGAPSITKDGVSVAKEIELKDSLENMGAQMVKEVASKTADIAGDGTTTATVLAQAIVTAGIKNVAAGANPMDLKRGIDKAVAAVIANLKQQSQSVGDDNNKIKQVASISANNDEVIGSLIAEAMDKVKKEGVITVEEAKGTDTTVEVVEGMQFDRGYLSPYFVTNADKMETELENPYILIYDKKISSMKELLPVLEKQVQTGRPLLIIAEDLEGEALATLVVNKIQGRLKVAAVKAPGFGDRRKAMLEDIAILTGGTVISEERGYKLENADLTYLGQAEKVVIDKDNTTVINGSGEKANIVARVNQIKAQIETTTSDYDKEKLQERLAKLAGGVAVLYVGAATEVEMKEKKDRVDDALHATRAAVEEGIVAGGGVAFIRAISSLEGLKGHNDDETTGIAIIKRAIEEPLRQICENAGIEGSIVVQKVKEGSADFGYNARENRYENLIAAGVIDPTKVSRVALENAASIASMLLTTECVLADEPSEDAGHAHGGAPGMGGMGGMM from the coding sequence ATGGCAAAACAAGTAAAATACAATGTTGAAGCACGCGACGCTTTAAAGCGTGGTGTTGATACTTTAGCAAACGCAGTTAAAGTAACCTTAGGTCCTAAAGGCCGTAACGTAATCATCGATAAAAAATTCGGAGCTCCTTCAATTACTAAAGACGGTGTTTCAGTTGCTAAAGAAATTGAATTAAAAGATTCTTTAGAAAACATGGGTGCTCAAATGGTAAAAGAAGTTGCCTCTAAAACTGCTGACATTGCTGGCGATGGAACTACTACTGCTACCGTTTTAGCTCAGGCTATTGTTACTGCAGGTATTAAAAACGTGGCTGCCGGTGCAAATCCAATGGATTTAAAACGCGGTATCGACAAAGCTGTTGCTGCTGTAATTGCAAACTTAAAACAACAGTCACAATCTGTAGGTGATGACAACAATAAAATCAAGCAAGTTGCTTCTATTTCAGCTAATAATGATGAAGTTATTGGTTCGTTAATCGCTGAGGCAATGGACAAAGTGAAAAAAGAAGGTGTTATTACTGTAGAAGAAGCAAAAGGTACTGATACTACTGTAGAAGTAGTTGAAGGTATGCAATTCGACCGTGGTTACCTTTCTCCATACTTTGTTACCAATGCCGACAAAATGGAAACTGAGTTAGAAAACCCTTATATTTTGATCTACGACAAGAAGATTTCTTCAATGAAAGAATTGCTTCCTGTTTTAGAAAAACAAGTTCAAACCGGTCGTCCTTTATTAATCATTGCTGAAGATTTAGAAGGCGAAGCTTTAGCAACATTAGTTGTTAACAAAATCCAAGGCCGTTTGAAAGTAGCTGCTGTTAAGGCTCCTGGTTTTGGCGATCGTCGTAAAGCAATGTTAGAGGACATCGCAATCTTAACTGGTGGCACTGTAATTTCTGAAGAGCGAGGTTACAAGTTAGAAAATGCTGACTTAACTTACTTGGGTCAGGCTGAGAAAGTGGTTATCGACAAAGATAATACTACTGTTATCAACGGTTCGGGAGAAAAAGCAAACATCGTTGCTCGCGTTAATCAGATCAAAGCTCAGATTGAAACAACAACATCTGACTATGATAAAGAAAAATTACAGGAGCGTTTGGCAAAATTAGCTGGTGGTGTTGCTGTTCTTTATGTTGGTGCTGCTACTGAAGTAGAGATGAAAGAGAAAAAAGACCGTGTTGATGATGCTTTACATGCAACTCGTGCAGCTGTTGAGGAAGGCATTGTTGCAGGCGGTGGTGTTGCCTTTATTCGTGCAATTTCTTCATTAGAAGGCTTAAAAGGCCATAATGATGACGAAACTACAGGTATCGCTATTATCAAGCGTGCAATTGAAGAACCTTTACGTCAAATTTGCGAAAATGCAGGCATTGAAGGTTCTATTGTAGTACAAAAAGTAAAAGAAGGTAGTGCTGATTTCGGTTACAATGCTCGTGAAAACCGTTACGAAAACTTAATTGCAGCGGGTGTAATTGACCCTACTAAAGTATCTCGTGTTGCTTTAGAGAATGCAGCTTCTATTGCTTCAATGTTGTTAACTACTGAGTGTGTATTAGCTGATGAGCCTTCAGAAGACGCTGGTCATGCTCATGGTGGAGCCCCTGGCATGGGTGGCATGGGTGGTATGATGTAA
- a CDS encoding co-chaperone GroES, which yields MALNIKPIADRVVVEAAPAETTTAGGIIIPDTAKEKPQQGTIVAVGTGKKDEPMTVKVGDTVLYGKYAGTEITVEGKEYLIMRESDIYAII from the coding sequence ATGGCATTAAATATTAAACCTATCGCAGACAGAGTAGTAGTAGAAGCTGCTCCTGCAGAAACGACTACCGCTGGCGGTATCATTATCCCTGATACAGCTAAAGAAAAACCTCAACAAGGAACTATCGTAGCAGTTGGCACCGGTAAAAAAGATGAGCCAATGACTGTGAAAGTGGGCGATACCGTTCTGTATGGCAAATACGCTGGTACTGAAATTACTGTAGAAGGTAAAGAGTATTTAATCATGCGCGAATCTGATATCTACGCGATTATCTAA
- a CDS encoding DUF6263 family protein — MKKKLLMLITAGILTITYAFAQKAIILKQNFQVGKKYSYAMLLNQNINQDIMGQKIDLKQVMDMTYSFAVNKTQGDNKDIKVVYEKVYSLTEAMGNSNEYDSSKDDGTSKNPLSAMKGAGFNMLLSSKGEVKSVTGVDKMIDAMIQKVSSDSATAQTLKETLKKQFGNEAIKTSMENALKIYPDHPVKIGDSWEVQTEVKAALPMTMKTVYTLKELKNNKAIIGISGTIGANGPAEIMGFSMQTNLTGTNIGDMIVDVKSGLPLTSNIKLNINGTLNAMGQDIKMKIEGENKISAKEL; from the coding sequence ATGAAAAAAAAACTCTTGATGCTTATTACAGCGGGCATACTAACAATTACCTATGCTTTTGCTCAAAAAGCGATCATATTAAAACAGAATTTTCAAGTAGGTAAAAAATACAGCTATGCAATGCTCCTTAACCAAAACATTAATCAAGACATTATGGGGCAGAAAATAGACCTGAAACAGGTTATGGATATGACCTACTCCTTTGCTGTAAACAAAACACAAGGTGATAATAAAGACATTAAGGTTGTTTATGAAAAGGTGTATTCATTAACGGAGGCAATGGGAAATTCAAATGAGTATGACTCTTCAAAAGATGATGGCACAAGTAAAAATCCACTTAGTGCAATGAAAGGTGCAGGATTTAACATGCTTCTATCATCAAAAGGCGAAGTTAAATCTGTTACTGGTGTTGATAAAATGATTGATGCCATGATTCAAAAGGTTTCGAGTGATAGTGCGACTGCCCAAACGTTGAAAGAAACTCTAAAAAAACAATTCGGCAATGAAGCCATTAAAACCAGCATGGAAAATGCATTGAAAATTTATCCTGATCATCCAGTTAAAATTGGTGATTCATGGGAAGTGCAAACCGAGGTAAAGGCTGCCCTTCCTATGACCATGAAAACTGTTTATACTTTAAAAGAGCTAAAAAACAATAAAGCCATTATTGGCATAAGCGGAACAATTGGAGCAAACGGTCCCGCAGAAATAATGGGTTTTAGCATGCAAACCAACCTCACCGGTACCAATATCGGTGATATGATTGTTGATGTAAAATCGGGCTTACCTTTAACCAGCAACATCAAATTAAATATTAATGGAACTCTTAACGCAATGGGCCAAGACATTAAAATGAAAATTGAAGGCGAAAACAAAATATCTGCTAAAGAGTTGTAA
- a CDS encoding alpha/beta hydrolase — translation MKKKLLIVLFFLFTSFFVNAQDQLVIKAATIPSPDTVWVFRPSNPTQKKTPLLFLLHGWSGSYKQWNSIIDLQQLADNYGFHIVCPDGFYDSWYVNSTFDRKRQFTSFFFDKLYPEIVSNYPVDTSQVFISGLSMGGHGALSLYCERPDLFKSAGSTSGGVDLSVIGTFKNQYGINKILGSFNESKATWAHFSVLTKIERLNGLNKEFIFDCGTEDFFYTANNALRAKCDELKIKATYISQPGNHNREYWKKSIVQHMLFFKELIQSSHNQVKSE, via the coding sequence ATGAAAAAAAAGTTATTGATTGTTTTATTTTTCCTTTTCACTTCATTCTTCGTTAATGCCCAGGACCAGTTAGTTATTAAGGCGGCCACAATTCCGTCACCTGATACAGTTTGGGTTTTTAGACCCTCAAATCCTACTCAAAAGAAAACACCGTTACTTTTCTTGCTCCATGGTTGGTCGGGTAGCTATAAACAATGGAATTCCATCATCGACCTGCAACAACTTGCGGATAACTACGGATTTCATATTGTTTGCCCTGATGGATTTTATGACTCATGGTATGTAAACTCAACTTTTGATCGTAAGCGACAATTTACCAGCTTTTTCTTCGACAAACTCTATCCCGAAATTGTTTCAAACTACCCCGTTGATACTTCACAAGTATTCATCAGCGGCTTGAGCATGGGAGGACATGGCGCTTTGAGTTTATACTGTGAACGGCCCGACCTCTTTAAAAGTGCTGGCAGTACCAGTGGTGGAGTTGATTTAAGCGTAATTGGCACTTTTAAGAATCAATACGGCATAAATAAGATTTTAGGGTCATTTAATGAATCAAAAGCTACCTGGGCTCATTTTTCGGTACTTACTAAAATTGAACGATTAAATGGGCTAAACAAGGAGTTTATTTTTGATTGTGGTACAGAAGATTTTTTCTATACCGCAAATAATGCTTTAAGAGCCAAATGTGATGAGCTCAAAATTAAAGCAACTTATATTTCTCAGCCAGGAAACCATAACAGGGAATACTGGAAGAAATCAATAGTTCAGCATATGTTGTTCTTTAAGGAATTAATACAGTCCAGTCATAATCAAGTTAAATCAGAATAA
- a CDS encoding SRPBCC family protein yields METYDWSAFTKRIPLKTTIETVYNAWTTPSGLESWFLRKAEFKSKEGRVRKSNEFIQLNDEYEWMWFGYDDSTVEHGLVLEINGKDFFKFSFGKAGIVSLSVKLEEGETIVELTQSNIPIDAQSKAYYHLGCSEGWTFYLANLKSILEGGIDLRNKNEKIKKSGEFLKVLFVLSTFKNLRFY; encoded by the coding sequence ATGGAAACGTATGATTGGTCCGCCTTCACTAAAAGGATTCCTTTAAAGACAACTATTGAAACTGTTTATAATGCCTGGACAACACCTTCGGGTTTAGAAAGTTGGTTTTTACGTAAGGCTGAATTTAAATCGAAAGAAGGAAGAGTTCGAAAAAGCAACGAGTTTATTCAATTGAATGATGAATACGAATGGATGTGGTTTGGCTATGATGATTCTACCGTTGAACATGGTTTGGTGTTAGAAATAAATGGGAAGGATTTCTTTAAGTTTAGTTTTGGGAAAGCAGGTATTGTAAGCCTATCAGTAAAACTTGAAGAAGGTGAAACGATTGTGGAACTAACCCAAAGCAATATACCAATTGATGCACAATCAAAGGCCTATTATCATTTAGGATGCTCAGAAGGATGGACGTTTTATCTGGCCAATCTTAAATCGATCTTGGAGGGAGGTATAGACCTTCGAAATAAAAATGAGAAAATAAAAAAAAGTGGTGAGTTCTTAAAAGTACTTTTTGTTTTAAGTACTTTTAAGAATTTGAGATTTTATTGA